Proteins from a single region of Verrucomicrobiia bacterium:
- a CDS encoding amino acid adenylation domain-containing protein: protein MPESDTSTQTSSATGTQAHACIPDRFREEAQRRPDAVALECDGRRWTYRELDSQSDQMAMRLHGAGITPGGRVGLFLRRSPEWILSALATLKAGGVYVPLLPDWPERRLRELASASGITVLTGADPARPAWLDSAIPYLGTASLETTPSQRSPGIVAITPEDPALILFTSGSTGRPKGVLVPHRAVCRLIQGQQYVPFGPSLRCLHLSSPAFDATTFEVWGPLLSGGTCIVHAPQTPDLDLLERDLKASRASCVFLTTGLFNQVVDLRPQALAGIRHLLTGGERLSESHARRALDLLPSTQLVNCYGPTEATTFATTGVIAPPGEWIEGRSVPIGRELAGTRGEVVDAAGNTLPDGKPGELVIGGDGIALGYLDDPELTAARFLPDPSDPTGKARRYRTGDRVRRLPDGQFEFLGRMDSQVKIRGHRIEPGDVESALRSHPSVRAAIVVDRPAPGGVRELVACIQYHKATALDVSDLRNHLSERLPDFMIPAAFRAVDTWPLNTSGKVDRESLATGADAVRTGTGAHDEPRTPLEEILCREWAAVLGRPRVGIHDSFFDLGGQSLLALRLMARLRPALGRPVRLVDLFQQPTVAGLAALLDPASRPSPLPSGIFKGRSTGVPWFHVPGVFGLEVLPPSIAEVVGRHRPYFDQLQFPGTDGRQPPLRDASAIAAALAGQIEEKYPEGPLCLSGFSFGGEVACELALQLGGRGRAVERVVLFDTCLKSGVRRRTPAERLQFLRGRILAQPAGDRLAFVAAMIRTKLREKSRPWLGPRTAASKIRRRVERASVEAHATFRPRPCATPVCLIRAGLPLRHETGAWEKAPDNGWAAAHHPQFEVRQVACDHERVFIEPVSPEVQAVLGDLLSPSASTGGTG, encoded by the coding sequence ATGCCGGAATCGGACACCTCGACGCAGACTTCCAGCGCCACAGGAACCCAGGCCCACGCCTGCATCCCCGACCGGTTCCGCGAGGAGGCGCAGCGCCGGCCGGATGCCGTGGCCCTGGAGTGCGACGGACGCCGATGGACCTACCGGGAGTTGGACTCGCAGTCCGATCAGATGGCGATGCGACTGCACGGAGCGGGGATCACGCCCGGGGGCCGCGTCGGACTCTTCCTGCGGCGTTCCCCGGAATGGATCCTCAGCGCTCTCGCCACGCTGAAGGCGGGCGGAGTCTACGTGCCGCTCCTCCCGGACTGGCCGGAACGACGGCTCCGTGAACTGGCCTCCGCGTCCGGCATCACCGTCCTGACAGGCGCCGACCCGGCCCGGCCCGCCTGGCTGGACTCCGCGATCCCGTATCTTGGAACGGCGTCCCTTGAAACCACCCCGAGTCAGCGGTCCCCCGGAATCGTCGCGATCACTCCGGAGGATCCTGCCCTCATCCTATTTACCTCCGGCTCGACCGGCCGGCCCAAGGGAGTGCTGGTGCCGCACCGGGCGGTCTGCCGGCTGATCCAGGGGCAACAGTACGTGCCGTTCGGCCCGTCACTTCGGTGCCTTCACCTGTCCTCACCGGCCTTCGATGCCACGACCTTCGAGGTCTGGGGTCCCCTGCTCTCCGGCGGCACCTGCATCGTCCACGCGCCGCAAACGCCCGACCTCGACCTCTTGGAACGCGATCTCAAGGCCTCGCGCGCCAGCTGTGTCTTCCTGACGACGGGACTTTTCAACCAGGTCGTTGACCTGCGGCCGCAAGCCCTGGCCGGCATCCGCCACCTGTTGACGGGCGGCGAGCGGCTTTCGGAGTCCCACGCCCGCCGTGCCCTGGACCTCCTGCCGTCCACCCAACTCGTCAATTGTTACGGCCCGACGGAGGCCACCACCTTCGCGACCACAGGGGTGATCGCCCCCCCGGGCGAATGGATCGAGGGGCGCTCGGTCCCGATCGGACGCGAACTGGCCGGCACCCGGGGCGAGGTGGTGGATGCCGCCGGCAACACGCTGCCCGATGGCAAGCCTGGGGAACTGGTGATTGGCGGGGACGGCATCGCCCTCGGCTATCTTGATGATCCGGAGCTGACGGCGGCGCGGTTTCTGCCGGATCCTTCGGACCCCACCGGCAAGGCGCGGCGCTACCGCACCGGCGACCGGGTGCGCCGCCTGCCCGACGGGCAATTCGAGTTTCTGGGCCGGATGGATTCCCAGGTGAAGATCCGCGGACACCGGATCGAACCCGGAGATGTCGAGTCGGCCCTCCGCTCCCATCCGTCCGTGCGTGCCGCAATCGTCGTGGATCGCCCGGCTCCCGGCGGCGTGCGCGAACTGGTCGCCTGCATCCAGTATCACAAAGCCACCGCCTTGGATGTTTCCGATCTGCGGAATCACCTGTCCGAGCGGCTTCCCGACTTCATGATCCCTGCAGCGTTCCGCGCGGTGGACACATGGCCGCTCAACACTTCCGGCAAGGTGGACCGGGAGTCCCTCGCCACGGGGGCCGATGCCGTCCGCACCGGAACCGGGGCGCACGATGAGCCGCGAACCCCGCTGGAGGAGATCCTCTGTCGCGAGTGGGCGGCCGTGCTGGGCCGCCCGCGGGTCGGCATCCACGATTCGTTCTTCGATCTCGGGGGCCAATCCCTGCTGGCGCTGCGCCTGATGGCGCGGCTGCGCCCGGCCCTCGGGCGTCCGGTCCGGCTCGTTGATCTTTTCCAGCAGCCCACCGTCGCGGGACTCGCGGCGCTGCTGGATCCGGCGTCCCGGCCGTCCCCGCTCCCCAGCGGCATTTTCAAGGGGCGGTCCACCGGTGTTCCCTGGTTCCACGTGCCCGGGGTGTTCGGACTCGAGGTCCTCCCGCCCTCGATTGCGGAGGTGGTCGGACGCCACCGTCCGTACTTCGATCAGCTGCAATTTCCCGGTACGGATGGACGGCAGCCACCCCTCCGGGACGCGTCAGCCATTGCCGCCGCACTGGCCGGACAGATCGAGGAAAAGTATCCCGAAGGCCCGCTGTGCCTGAGCGGCTTTTCGTTTGGAGGGGAAGTCGCGTGTGAACTGGCGCTCCAGTTGGGCGGGCGGGGGCGCGCGGTGGAACGGGTCGTCCTGTTCGACACCTGCCTCAAGTCCGGAGTCCGGCGCCGGACACCCGCGGAGCGACTGCAGTTCCTTCGCGGCCGGATCCTCGCGCAACCGGCGGGTGACCGGCTCGCGTTTGTGGCCGCGATGATCCGGACAAAGCTCCGGGAAAAATCGCGGCCATGGCTCGGGCCGCGAACCGCCGCCTCGAAAATCCGGCGCCGTGTGGAACGGGCGAGCGTCGAGGCCCACGCAACCTTCCGTCCCCGCCCCTGCGCCACACCCGTCTGTTTGATCCGCGCCGGACTGCCTTTACGCCACGAAACGGGCGCCTGGGAGAAGGCGCCGGACAACGGCTGGGCGGCCGCCCATCACCCGCAGTTCGAGGTGCGTCAGGTCGCCTGCGACCACGAGCGGGTGTTCATCGAACCGGTGTCCCCGGAGGTGCAGGCCGTGCTGGGGGACCTGCTCAGCCCTTCGGCTTCAACTGGGGGAACAGGATGA
- the lysS gene encoding lysine--tRNA ligase has product MEDTNSLIAQRRAHLEALEARGIRPFHNKFTPDTGCGVARERFEAGEWPEGRAVAVAGRLTAHRDMGKSQFVDLRDGTGRIQVYAQRSVLGDEAFEVFRHLDLADFIGVKGTLFKTRSGEPTVKAESFTVLGKALRPPPAKWEGLADTEIRYRQRYLDLMANEEVRSVFQRRSAIVREIRNFFHERGYAEVETPMMQSIPGGAAAQPFKTHHNALGCDFFLRIALELYLKRLLVGGMDKVFEIGRNFRNEGLSRRHNPEFTMLEAYEAFGDYETMMETVESLIRHVAMRVLGTLQVVHRSPEGEVVRTIDLSNWRRVRYRDLVRERAGADWFDVPAAERRRRAAEDLKLGGDIAAGYEDFEVTGAVFEKLVEPTLIQPTFVTHLPRELVPLAKRTPDDPTTVEVFELCINGQEIAPGYTEQNDPIAQREALEHQAGGEQQKLDEDFLTALEHGMPPAGGIGIGIDRLCMMLLGQESIRDVILFPQLKPKG; this is encoded by the coding sequence ATGGAAGACACCAATTCATTGATCGCGCAGCGGCGTGCGCACCTGGAGGCGCTGGAGGCGCGGGGCATCCGGCCATTTCACAACAAGTTCACGCCGGACACCGGTTGCGGGGTTGCCCGGGAGCGCTTTGAAGCTGGCGAATGGCCCGAGGGCCGGGCGGTGGCCGTTGCCGGACGCCTGACGGCACATCGCGACATGGGGAAGAGCCAGTTTGTGGACCTGCGGGACGGCACCGGCCGGATCCAAGTGTACGCCCAGCGCAGCGTCCTCGGCGACGAGGCGTTCGAGGTGTTCCGGCACCTGGACCTGGCGGATTTCATCGGCGTGAAGGGCACCCTCTTCAAGACCCGGAGCGGTGAGCCGACGGTCAAGGCGGAGTCTTTCACGGTGCTGGGCAAGGCGCTGCGGCCGCCGCCGGCCAAGTGGGAGGGACTCGCCGACACCGAGATCCGATACCGCCAGCGGTATCTCGACCTGATGGCCAATGAGGAGGTGCGGTCGGTGTTTCAGCGGCGATCGGCCATCGTCCGGGAGATCCGCAATTTCTTCCATGAGCGGGGCTACGCGGAGGTGGAGACCCCGATGATGCAGTCCATCCCGGGCGGGGCCGCCGCGCAGCCCTTCAAGACGCATCACAACGCCCTCGGCTGCGACTTTTTCCTGCGCATCGCGCTGGAGTTGTACCTGAAGCGTCTGCTCGTCGGCGGCATGGACAAGGTCTTCGAAATCGGACGCAACTTCCGCAACGAGGGGTTGTCTCGCCGGCACAATCCGGAGTTCACCATGCTGGAGGCCTATGAGGCCTTTGGGGACTACGAGACCATGATGGAGACGGTCGAGTCGCTGATCCGCCATGTTGCCATGAGGGTGCTGGGAACCCTGCAAGTCGTCCACCGCTCGCCGGAGGGGGAGGTGGTGCGGACCATTGACCTGTCGAACTGGCGGCGCGTGCGGTATCGCGACCTGGTCCGCGAACGGGCCGGGGCGGACTGGTTTGATGTGCCGGCCGCGGAACGCCGCCGCCGGGCGGCGGAAGACTTGAAGCTCGGCGGCGACATTGCCGCCGGCTATGAGGACTTTGAAGTGACCGGGGCGGTTTTTGAGAAGTTGGTCGAGCCGACGTTGATCCAGCCGACCTTCGTCACCCATTTGCCCAGGGAGCTTGTGCCCCTGGCGAAGCGGACGCCCGACGACCCAACCACCGTTGAGGTCTTCGAGTTGTGCATCAACGGACAGGAGATCGCCCCGGGTTACACCGAGCAGAACGATCCCATCGCCCAGCGCGAGGCGCTGGAGCATCAGGCGGGCGGGGAGCAGCAGAAGCTCGACGAGGACTTCCTCACCGCGCTGGAGCATGGCATGCCGCCCGCAGGGGGCATCGGCATCGGCATTGACCGTCTGTGCATGATGCTGCTCGGACAGGAAAGCATTCGCGACGTCATCCTGTTCCCCCAGTTGAAGCCGAAGGGCTGA
- a CDS encoding AarF/ABC1/UbiB kinase family protein, which produces MLERFRYVRQTFQDLVRSREIVSVFLKYGYADLAQRLHLPRMLGLPTRRLREEAATIQGLSKPERLRRALEELGPTFVKAGQIVSGRSGLVPPEYAAELSRLQDDVTPMPFEAVTAVVEAELGHLWSETFSEVEEDPIGSASIGQVHRARLLSGEPVVFKVQRPGIREKVQTDLDILARLAGLLENQVEEVRVLRPVALVEQLRRDLLRELDYEVEAGNMRRFAEQFEGQPGLRVPRPVPEHSTGRLLVMERMDGQKLAAFAAIEPSGPRRVWVAETIADLVMRQIFVHGFFHADPHPGNLMILPGPTVCFLDFGMMGFLPRESREGFARLVGAIAEADEEAATRALVDLAEPGLGENRNGLDADMADFIHRNFNLSMKEFSFGRVTRELLALTARYHLVIPPDLVSMLKAFGQMEEVVRALDPQRDLMAQARPFLREVQLQRLGPRRLLRTLMDSSQDLVTLLRSLPRDVRALLGKLKAGEGRLVLRHDGLEPLQRSLDQVTNRIAFAIVLAALIVGNALIVHSRMPPLWHGVPLVGLFGFIVTGVLGLWLLVSILRHGRM; this is translated from the coding sequence ATGCTCGAACGGTTCCGCTACGTGCGGCAGACCTTCCAGGACCTGGTGCGCTCGCGGGAAATCGTCTCGGTCTTCCTCAAGTATGGCTACGCCGACCTCGCCCAGCGCCTGCACCTGCCGCGGATGCTCGGGTTGCCCACCCGACGCCTTCGCGAGGAGGCGGCCACCATCCAGGGACTCTCCAAGCCCGAGCGCCTCCGCCGGGCACTCGAGGAATTGGGGCCGACCTTCGTGAAGGCGGGGCAGATTGTGTCCGGTCGCTCCGGCCTCGTCCCCCCCGAGTACGCGGCGGAACTGTCCCGGCTCCAGGATGACGTCACCCCCATGCCCTTCGAGGCGGTGACCGCGGTGGTGGAGGCGGAACTCGGACACCTGTGGTCCGAAACCTTTTCCGAGGTCGAGGAGGATCCCATCGGATCGGCATCCATCGGCCAGGTCCACCGCGCGCGCCTGCTGAGCGGCGAACCGGTGGTCTTCAAGGTGCAGCGGCCGGGGATCCGGGAGAAGGTGCAGACCGACCTCGACATCCTCGCCCGGCTCGCGGGCCTGCTGGAAAACCAGGTGGAGGAGGTGCGCGTGCTGCGTCCGGTCGCCCTCGTGGAGCAGTTGCGGCGCGACCTGTTGCGGGAGCTCGATTACGAGGTCGAGGCGGGCAACATGCGGCGGTTTGCGGAACAGTTCGAGGGGCAGCCCGGACTGCGGGTTCCCCGGCCGGTCCCCGAACACAGTACCGGCCGCCTGCTGGTGATGGAGCGGATGGACGGCCAGAAGCTCGCCGCGTTCGCGGCGATTGAACCTTCGGGTCCGCGCCGGGTCTGGGTCGCCGAGACCATCGCGGACCTCGTCATGCGCCAGATCTTTGTCCACGGCTTCTTCCATGCCGATCCCCATCCGGGCAACCTCATGATCCTGCCAGGCCCCACGGTGTGCTTCCTCGACTTCGGGATGATGGGATTTCTCCCCAGGGAGTCCCGCGAGGGATTTGCCCGGCTCGTCGGGGCGATCGCCGAGGCGGACGAGGAAGCGGCCACGCGGGCGCTGGTGGACCTGGCGGAACCGGGGCTCGGGGAGAATCGCAACGGACTCGACGCCGACATGGCGGACTTCATCCATCGCAATTTCAATCTCTCCATGAAGGAATTCTCCTTCGGACGCGTGACGCGCGAGCTGCTGGCATTGACGGCGCGGTACCATCTGGTGATCCCGCCGGACCTGGTCTCGATGCTCAAGGCGTTCGGCCAGATGGAGGAGGTGGTGCGTGCACTCGACCCGCAGCGGGATCTCATGGCCCAGGCGCGGCCGTTCCTTCGCGAGGTGCAGCTGCAACGGCTGGGTCCGAGGCGACTGCTGCGCACCCTGATGGATTCGAGTCAGGATCTGGTGACCCTGCTCCGGTCGCTGCCGCGCGATGTGCGGGCGCTCCTGGGCAAGCTCAAGGCCGGCGAGGGGCGGCTGGTCCTGCGGCACGACGGACTCGAACCGCTCCAACGATCGCTGGATCAGGTCACGAACCGCATCGCGTTCGCCATCGTCCTGGCCGCCCTGATCGTGGGCAATGCGCTGATCGTCCACTCCCGCATGCCGCCGCTGTGGCATGGCGTACCGCTGGTCGGCTTGTTCGGCTTCATTGTCACCGGTGTCCTCGGTCTGTGGCTTCTGGTTTCCATCCTGAGACACGGCCGGATGTAG
- a CDS encoding thioredoxin family protein translates to MNWRRVCLWLFAGLLPLTGWAQGRAQVRLLLDATTVPPGAALMGALELSPPQGWHTYWRNSGESGQATRVRWTLPPGVEAGELQWPAPEAHVDAGLTTYVHEGRVLLPVRFTIASDAAPGPLEIVGRVQWLECDKECIPGRMDVTNRVMVGSPAVASPARPAIEQAVAGLPRPDPSVRVSAAWAGAASGDERSLEVIVGSDDGRELTGLFPYEDPAAVFGPATLPAAGARGPATLRMVVTQNAGEWPGRVSGVLGFRTGTPVEFSVPIESGASSVTTASGSTGAGSVDVVTRSLWTMLGLAFVGGMILNIMPCVLPVIALKVLGFVKQSRENPGRVRFLGMIYSVGVLCSFAVLAGLVIAVQGAGRAASWGMQFQNPVFLVAITTLVTVVALNLFGVFEVSLAAGAADAASGLASRGGASGAFFNGVFATILATPCTAPFLGVALGFAFGQPPLLLLLLFLTVGAGLAAPYLLLSLQPGWLRFLPKPGNWMITFKVLMGFPMLATGLWLLSLAPDHFGSKGVFWLGMFLLCVAIAAWLYGRSIQMGQGNRKLAWIGIVTALAVGVGFILERELQWRSPPPVTSSSKGGVSVSGGIAWSPWSPEAVEIARGEGRPVLVDFTASWCITCQSNKRLAIEIPEVAALVRSLNVATLRGDYTVEDPAITAELRRFGRAGVPLVLVFPRDPAGAPRVLPELLTPSIVIEALEWAAAAEGPRAAVSK, encoded by the coding sequence GTGAACTGGCGTCGCGTCTGCCTGTGGTTGTTTGCGGGCTTGCTGCCGTTGACCGGTTGGGCCCAGGGGAGAGCGCAGGTTCGCCTCTTGCTCGACGCGACCACGGTTCCCCCCGGTGCCGCGCTGATGGGGGCCTTGGAATTGAGTCCGCCGCAGGGCTGGCACACCTATTGGAGGAACTCCGGCGAGTCCGGTCAGGCCACTCGGGTGCGCTGGACCCTGCCCCCGGGGGTCGAGGCGGGTGAGCTTCAATGGCCCGCCCCGGAGGCCCATGTGGATGCCGGGCTGACGACCTATGTGCACGAGGGACGGGTCCTGCTTCCGGTCCGGTTCACGATTGCGTCGGATGCGGCTCCCGGCCCGCTCGAGATCGTCGGCCGCGTCCAGTGGTTGGAGTGCGACAAGGAGTGCATCCCGGGCCGGATGGATGTGACCAACCGGGTGATGGTCGGCTCCCCGGCGGTCGCCAGTCCGGCACGCCCCGCCATTGAGCAGGCGGTGGCCGGGCTGCCGCGTCCGGATCCCTCGGTCCGCGTATCCGCCGCCTGGGCGGGTGCCGCATCCGGCGATGAACGGTCCCTCGAGGTGATCGTTGGTTCGGACGACGGCCGGGAGTTGACCGGGTTGTTTCCGTACGAGGACCCCGCGGCGGTGTTTGGTCCCGCGACCCTGCCGGCGGCCGGCGCCCGTGGACCGGCGACCCTGCGGATGGTGGTGACGCAGAATGCCGGGGAATGGCCCGGGCGTGTATCGGGGGTGCTGGGATTCCGTACCGGAACCCCCGTGGAATTCTCGGTTCCAATTGAATCCGGGGCGTCCTCCGTGACCACGGCCTCCGGGAGCACGGGTGCGGGGTCCGTGGACGTGGTGACCCGGTCGCTCTGGACGATGCTGGGGCTGGCCTTTGTCGGCGGAATGATCCTGAACATCATGCCCTGTGTGCTGCCGGTGATTGCGCTGAAGGTGCTGGGTTTTGTGAAGCAGAGCCGCGAGAATCCGGGGCGGGTCCGTTTCCTGGGCATGATCTACTCGGTGGGCGTGCTGTGTTCCTTCGCGGTCCTGGCGGGTCTGGTGATCGCGGTCCAGGGGGCCGGCCGGGCGGCGAGCTGGGGCATGCAGTTCCAGAATCCGGTGTTCCTCGTGGCCATCACCACGCTGGTCACGGTCGTGGCGCTGAACTTGTTCGGGGTGTTCGAGGTGTCCCTGGCCGCCGGCGCCGCGGATGCCGCGTCGGGGCTCGCGTCGCGGGGCGGCGCTTCCGGCGCGTTTTTCAACGGGGTGTTTGCCACCATCCTGGCCACGCCCTGCACGGCACCCTTCCTGGGCGTCGCGCTTGGATTCGCCTTCGGCCAGCCCCCATTGCTGCTGCTGTTGCTGTTCCTCACCGTGGGCGCCGGCCTTGCCGCGCCGTACCTGCTCCTGTCGCTGCAGCCGGGGTGGCTCCGGTTCCTGCCCAAGCCGGGCAACTGGATGATCACCTTCAAGGTGCTCATGGGATTTCCGATGCTGGCCACGGGCCTCTGGCTGTTGTCGCTGGCTCCCGATCACTTCGGCTCCAAGGGCGTCTTCTGGCTGGGGATGTTCCTCCTCTGCGTTGCCATCGCCGCGTGGCTGTACGGCCGATCAATCCAGATGGGCCAGGGCAACCGCAAGCTGGCATGGATCGGCATCGTCACGGCCCTGGCGGTGGGCGTCGGGTTCATCCTTGAGCGTGAGCTGCAATGGCGTTCGCCGCCGCCGGTGACCTCCTCCAGCAAAGGGGGCGTTTCCGTGAGCGGCGGCATCGCGTGGAGTCCCTGGTCACCGGAGGCCGTGGAGATCGCACGTGGCGAGGGGCGGCCGGTCCTCGTGGACTTCACGGCAAGCTGGTGCATCACCTGCCAGAGCAACAAGCGGCTGGCGATCGAGATCCCCGAGGTGGCCGCCCTGGTCAGGTCCTTGAACGTGGCCACGCTGCGGGGGGACTATACGGTGGAGGATCCGGCGATTACGGCGGAGTTGCGGCGGTTTGGACGCGCCGGTGTCCCCCTGGTGCTTGTGTTTCCGAGGGATCCGGCGGGCGCACCCCGGGTGCTGCCGGAGCTCCTGACCCCGTCCATCGTGATTGAGGCGCTCGAATGGGCGGCCGCAGCGGAGGGACCGCGTGCCGCGGTTTCCAAATAG
- a CDS encoding putative Na+/H+ antiporter: MEQLATVFFALAVLHTFSVKRFAHWAHRYPEGSLQENLLHFLAETEVVFGLWAAALFLGIGVIQGTFHDAIAYVDSLDFTEPKFVLVIMVVAATRPIVQLAESFILAASRLLPWSPGVSFYVAALILGPLLGSFITEPAAMTLLALVLKRRYFNQGIGKTLAYATLGLLFVNVSIGGALTNFAAPPILMVAGKWKWDNAFMLTHFGWRSAASCVVSTALVTWWFRKELVALPFETARDPGVPLWLTGTHIVFLALVVALAHHPDIVFGVFVLFLGVVTATKEYQDSLKLREGLLVGFFLAGLVTLGSLQSYWLQPLISRLSGSALFFGATALTAITDNAALTYLGSLVKDISPELQYALVAGAVVGGGLTVIANAPNPAGVGILQDARVFGDEGISPLGLLLGALGPTLVAVVFFWLIQ; encoded by the coding sequence ATGGAACAACTGGCCACCGTCTTCTTTGCGCTCGCGGTCCTCCACACCTTTTCGGTGAAGCGGTTTGCCCACTGGGCTCACCGGTATCCGGAGGGATCCTTGCAGGAGAACCTGCTGCACTTCCTGGCGGAGACGGAGGTGGTGTTCGGGCTGTGGGCGGCGGCGTTGTTCCTGGGCATCGGGGTGATCCAGGGGACGTTTCACGACGCCATTGCGTATGTGGACAGCCTCGACTTCACGGAGCCGAAGTTCGTGCTGGTGATCATGGTCGTGGCGGCGACGCGTCCGATCGTCCAGCTGGCGGAATCCTTCATTCTCGCGGCGTCCCGTCTGCTTCCCTGGAGTCCGGGTGTCTCCTTTTACGTGGCGGCATTGATTCTTGGCCCGCTTCTGGGGTCGTTCATCACCGAGCCCGCGGCGATGACCCTGCTGGCGTTGGTGCTCAAGCGCCGGTACTTCAATCAGGGGATCGGCAAGACGCTGGCCTACGCCACGCTGGGGCTGCTGTTCGTGAACGTCTCGATCGGCGGCGCACTGACGAACTTCGCGGCGCCACCCATCCTGATGGTGGCCGGCAAATGGAAGTGGGACAACGCGTTCATGCTCACCCATTTCGGCTGGCGGTCTGCTGCCAGTTGCGTGGTGTCCACCGCCCTGGTCACCTGGTGGTTTCGCAAGGAGCTGGTGGCGCTGCCGTTTGAGACCGCCCGGGATCCCGGCGTACCGCTGTGGCTGACGGGAACCCACATCGTTTTCCTCGCCCTGGTGGTCGCCCTCGCGCATCACCCGGACATCGTCTTCGGGGTCTTCGTGCTCTTCCTGGGCGTGGTGACCGCGACCAAGGAGTACCAGGATTCCCTCAAGCTTCGGGAGGGGCTGCTGGTCGGGTTCTTCCTTGCGGGATTGGTCACCCTGGGATCGCTGCAATCGTACTGGCTGCAACCGCTGATCAGCCGGTTGAGCGGGTCCGCGCTTTTCTTCGGCGCCACCGCCCTGACCGCGATCACCGACAATGCGGCCCTCACCTACCTCGGATCGCTGGTGAAGGACATTTCGCCCGAGCTGCAGTATGCGCTGGTGGCCGGGGCGGTCGTCGGTGGCGGCCTCACCGTCATCGCCAATGCGCCCAATCCGGCGGGGGTGGGCATCCTGCAGGACGCCCGGGTCTTCGGCGATGAGGGAATCAGTCCGCTGGGACTGCTTCTGGGAGCCCTGGGCCCGACGCTGGTGGCGGTGGTCTTCTTCTGGCTGATCCAATGA